In Collimonas arenae, a single genomic region encodes these proteins:
- a CDS encoding crotonase/enoyl-CoA hydratase family protein gives MPSILFETDRSICTITMNRPHKRNAVDRLMADELHQAFERFEGDASLKVAVLTGAGGNFCAGADLTAISDPALRNELDADGGGSGPMGPTRMALSKPLVAAINGCAVAGGLELALLADLRVADDDAVFGVFCRRWGVPLIDGGTVRLPRLIGMGRALDLILTGRPVAAAEALDMGLINRSTPAGGALLVAQDLARQIAGFPQQCMLTDRHSAYEQWDLPLAEALRREGAHGVPIVFGEGEDGASRFTLGAGRHGRFVG, from the coding sequence ATGCCATCCATTTTGTTCGAGACCGACCGTAGCATCTGCACTATCACGATGAACCGGCCACACAAACGCAATGCGGTCGACCGTTTGATGGCCGACGAGCTGCATCAGGCGTTTGAGCGTTTTGAAGGCGACGCCTCGCTGAAGGTGGCGGTATTGACTGGGGCCGGCGGCAATTTCTGCGCCGGCGCCGATCTGACCGCCATTTCCGATCCGGCTTTGCGCAATGAGCTGGATGCCGATGGCGGCGGCAGCGGTCCGATGGGGCCGACCCGCATGGCGCTCTCCAAGCCGCTGGTTGCCGCCATTAACGGCTGCGCGGTTGCCGGCGGACTGGAGCTAGCGTTGCTTGCCGATCTGCGGGTAGCCGATGACGATGCCGTATTCGGCGTATTTTGCCGGCGCTGGGGCGTGCCTCTGATAGATGGCGGCACTGTGCGTTTGCCACGGTTGATTGGCATGGGGCGGGCGTTGGACTTGATCCTGACGGGACGGCCGGTGGCTGCGGCGGAAGCGTTGGACATGGGGCTGATCAACCGCAGTACGCCGGCTGGCGGAGCGCTGCTGGTAGCGCAGGATCTAGCGCGCCAGATTGCGGGTTTTCCTCAGCAATGCATGCTGACCGATCGTCATTCCGCATACGAGCAATGGGATTTGCCGCTGGCTGAAGCATTGCGGCGCGAGGGCGCACACGGCGTGCCGATCGTGTTCGGCGAGGGTGAAGATGGCGCATCGAGGTTCACGCTTGGCGCCGGCCGGCACGGCCGTTTCGTTGGTTGA
- a CDS encoding NAD-glutamate dehydrogenase, whose amino-acid sequence MHNAAAEKKQQKLTEMVEFARDRLPPEVFATMQPFLAEYYSQVGEEQILSRDIADLYGAAVAHWQFGRHFTTGAPRVRIYNPRVDEHGWQSGHSVIEIVNDDMPFLVDSVSTEINRLGLTLHAVIHPVFRVWRDAGGQVEKIQRASEPANKGNEQARLESNIHIEIDRCTEAARMEEIREGVLKVLGDVRAAVEDWRQMMAAASGAIDDLKKQDNSDAALKGEIAEARAFLEWMVDDHFTFLGYRDYELIVNAGENYLQGVPGSGLGILRDSLRVSDGADMTKLPISAQGIIDAQSPIFITKANSRATVHRAGYLDYVGVKRYDAAGKVIGERRIVGLYTSTAYMVPTNEIPLVRRKVAKVLERAGFVPKGHLSKTLATILEQFPRDELFQIDEDELYDTATGILRLEERQRTRLFVRRDAFGRYVSCLVFVPRDRFNTELRERIQVLLLEAFNGTGIEFTPLLSESMLARIQFTVRTEPGTVTDINVEQLEARIVAATRRWQDDMAEALLEQRGEEQGTSLLRRYATSFPAGFREDYAARAAVHDIVLLEAAQQNTGLAMSLYRPIEATPASLRLKIYRAGKPMALSQSLPMLEHMGVKVNEERPYRIELQDGEPAWIHDFGMQTADDSEVEIDSIKGVFEDAFARVWSGEADNDDLNRLVLRARLNWREVTILRAYARYLRQVGSTFSNAYIEQALTANPAIARKLVELFLARFDPAQAKGAGAQAKVDSLLKQTEEAMDQVPNLDEDRILRQFLGVISATLRTNYFQRGADGQPKPYLSFKFDPSKVPGLPAPKPMFEIWVYSPRFEGVHLRGGKVARGGLRWSDRREDFRTEVLGLVKAQMVKNAVIVPVGSKGGFVLKNAPPASDRDAYLREGVACYQNFLRGLLDLTDNLVDGKVVPPQDVVRYDPDDPYLVVAADKGTASFSDYANAVSAEYGFWLGDAFASGGSVGYDHKKMGITARGAWEAVKRHFRETGLNTQEQDFTVVGIGDMSGDVFGNGMLLSRHIKLLAGFDHRHIFLDPTPDTEASFAERERLFALPRSSWTDYNSSLISSGGGVFPRTLKTIALTPQVQAMLGVTATELAPTELIRAILLAPVDLLYNGGIGTYIKATRETHAQVGDRANDAIRVNGAELNCKVVAEGGNLGATQFGRIEFAQKGGRICTDAIDNSAGVDCSDHEVNIKIMLGLIVSEGEMTEKQRNKLLAEMTEEVGLQVLTDNYYQTQSLSVAGRRAASLLEPEARLIRFLERAGRLDRVVEFLPSEEECAERKTARQGLAAPERAVLMAYNKMWLYEELLASALLADPFIASSLSSYFPQPLRARYPDAMRRHPLAHEIIATYLVNTLTNRVGATFVYQLADESGASPADVVRATVIAREVFGFEEIWQDIDALDNQVPDALQAQMFIDVGGLIEHASFWFLHRHAQEASIEATVARFRQAADQLGPQLVSLLDASDADALKAKRDALIQAGVSEQLARRVASAELIGAVLDIAEVAASTGRSLELVATVYFALDLNLNFGWMRERANALPVDSHWQTLARTALQSDLTGLQRALSAKVIQLSPALEQSQDMIEAWQAASRTPLERYRRLLTDFRMGGNVDLAMLSVAVREMRSIDAATN is encoded by the coding sequence ATGCATAACGCCGCAGCAGAGAAAAAACAGCAAAAGCTGACAGAAATGGTCGAATTCGCGCGTGATCGTTTGCCGCCGGAAGTGTTTGCAACCATGCAACCATTCCTGGCTGAATACTACTCACAGGTTGGGGAAGAACAGATTTTGAGCCGCGACATCGCCGATTTGTATGGCGCGGCAGTGGCGCATTGGCAATTCGGCCGGCATTTCACGACCGGCGCGCCACGGGTGCGGATCTATAATCCGCGCGTCGACGAGCATGGCTGGCAATCTGGCCATAGTGTCATCGAGATCGTCAATGACGACATGCCTTTCCTTGTGGACTCGGTCAGTACAGAGATCAATCGCCTGGGCCTGACCTTGCACGCAGTGATTCATCCAGTGTTCCGGGTCTGGCGCGATGCCGGCGGCCAGGTTGAAAAAATCCAGCGCGCCAGCGAACCCGCCAACAAAGGTAACGAGCAGGCCCGCCTGGAATCGAACATTCATATTGAAATAGACCGCTGCACCGAAGCTGCGCGAATGGAGGAAATCCGCGAGGGCGTGCTCAAGGTGCTGGGCGATGTCCGTGCCGCAGTGGAAGACTGGCGTCAGATGATGGCCGCGGCCAGCGGCGCGATTGACGATTTGAAAAAGCAAGATAACAGCGATGCCGCGCTGAAAGGCGAAATCGCCGAAGCGCGCGCTTTCCTGGAATGGATGGTGGACGACCATTTCACCTTCCTCGGCTATCGCGATTACGAACTGATCGTCAATGCCGGCGAAAACTATCTGCAGGGCGTGCCCGGCTCCGGCCTTGGGATATTGCGCGATAGCTTGCGCGTTTCGGACGGCGCTGACATGACCAAGCTGCCGATCAGCGCGCAAGGCATCATTGATGCGCAATCGCCAATTTTCATCACCAAGGCGAATTCGCGCGCCACCGTGCATCGTGCAGGTTATCTCGATTATGTCGGCGTCAAGCGCTACGATGCAGCCGGCAAGGTGATCGGCGAACGCCGTATCGTCGGTTTGTACACCTCGACCGCGTACATGGTGCCGACCAACGAGATTCCGCTGGTGCGGCGCAAAGTCGCCAAGGTGCTGGAGCGCGCCGGCTTTGTGCCGAAGGGACATTTATCCAAAACTCTGGCCACTATCCTGGAGCAATTTCCGCGCGACGAGCTGTTCCAGATCGATGAAGATGAGTTGTACGACACCGCCACCGGCATCTTGCGGCTGGAAGAACGCCAGCGCACCCGCTTGTTTGTGCGGCGCGATGCGTTCGGCCGTTACGTATCCTGCCTGGTGTTCGTGCCGCGCGACCGCTTTAATACCGAGTTGCGCGAGCGGATCCAGGTCTTGCTGCTGGAAGCCTTCAACGGTACCGGCATCGAATTTACGCCTTTGCTGTCGGAATCGATGCTGGCGCGGATCCAGTTTACCGTCCGCACCGAACCTGGCACTGTCACCGACATCAATGTCGAGCAGCTGGAAGCCCGCATTGTGGCAGCTACGCGACGCTGGCAGGACGACATGGCGGAAGCCTTGCTGGAGCAGCGCGGCGAAGAGCAGGGTACCAGCCTGCTGCGGCGTTATGCGACTTCTTTCCCGGCCGGTTTCCGTGAAGATTACGCGGCGCGCGCTGCAGTGCACGATATCGTCTTGCTGGAGGCGGCGCAGCAGAATACCGGCCTGGCCATGAGCTTGTACCGCCCGATCGAAGCCACGCCGGCGTCCTTGCGTCTGAAGATTTACCGCGCAGGCAAGCCGATGGCCTTGTCGCAAAGCCTGCCGATGCTGGAACACATGGGCGTCAAGGTCAATGAAGAGCGGCCTTACCGCATCGAATTACAAGACGGCGAGCCAGCCTGGATCCACGATTTCGGCATGCAGACGGCCGATGACAGCGAAGTGGAGATCGATAGTATCAAGGGTGTTTTCGAAGATGCTTTTGCCCGCGTCTGGAGCGGCGAAGCTGATAACGACGACCTCAACCGCCTGGTGCTGCGGGCCCGGCTTAATTGGCGCGAGGTGACAATCTTGCGCGCTTATGCGCGCTATCTGCGGCAAGTCGGTTCGACGTTTAGCAATGCTTATATCGAGCAGGCGCTGACCGCCAATCCGGCGATTGCACGCAAGCTGGTGGAATTGTTCCTGGCGCGCTTCGACCCGGCGCAAGCCAAAGGCGCGGGCGCACAGGCTAAAGTCGACAGCTTGTTGAAACAGACCGAAGAAGCGATGGACCAGGTCCCCAATCTGGACGAAGACCGCATCCTGCGCCAGTTCCTGGGCGTAATCAGCGCCACCTTGCGCACCAATTATTTCCAGCGCGGCGCCGATGGCCAGCCGAAACCATATCTGTCGTTCAAGTTCGATCCGTCCAAGGTGCCGGGACTCCCTGCGCCCAAGCCGATGTTCGAAATCTGGGTCTATTCGCCGCGCTTCGAAGGCGTCCATCTGCGCGGCGGAAAAGTGGCGCGTGGCGGTTTGCGCTGGTCGGACCGGCGCGAAGATTTCCGTACGGAAGTGCTGGGCCTGGTCAAGGCGCAGATGGTCAAGAATGCGGTGATCGTACCGGTAGGCTCCAAGGGCGGTTTCGTGCTGAAAAATGCGCCCCCGGCCAGTGATCGTGATGCTTATCTGCGCGAAGGCGTGGCGTGCTACCAGAATTTCCTGCGCGGCTTGCTGGACCTGACGGACAACCTGGTCGACGGCAAAGTGGTGCCACCGCAAGACGTGGTGCGTTACGACCCCGACGATCCTTATCTGGTGGTGGCGGCCGACAAGGGTACCGCAAGTTTCTCGGATTACGCCAATGCTGTTTCTGCCGAATACGGCTTCTGGCTGGGCGATGCCTTCGCTTCCGGTGGCTCGGTCGGTTACGATCACAAGAAAATGGGGATTACCGCTCGCGGCGCATGGGAAGCCGTCAAGCGCCATTTCCGCGAAACCGGCCTGAATACGCAGGAACAGGATTTTACGGTGGTCGGCATCGGCGACATGTCGGGCGACGTGTTCGGCAACGGTATGCTGCTGTCGCGCCATATCAAGCTGCTGGCAGGCTTTGATCATCGCCATATTTTCCTCGATCCGACGCCCGATACGGAGGCCAGCTTTGCCGAGCGCGAGCGTTTGTTTGCATTGCCGCGCTCCAGTTGGACCGATTACAACAGCAGCCTGATTTCGAGCGGTGGCGGGGTTTTCCCACGCACCCTCAAGACGATCGCGCTGACGCCGCAAGTGCAGGCGATGCTGGGTGTTACGGCAACCGAGCTGGCGCCGACTGAACTGATCCGCGCAATCCTGCTGGCGCCGGTCGACCTCTTGTATAACGGTGGCATCGGCACCTATATCAAGGCTACGCGCGAAACCCATGCCCAGGTTGGCGACCGCGCCAACGATGCGATCCGCGTCAATGGCGCCGAGCTCAATTGCAAGGTGGTGGCAGAGGGTGGCAATCTCGGTGCGACCCAATTCGGTCGTATCGAGTTTGCGCAAAAGGGCGGGCGTATCTGTACCGACGCAATTGATAACTCGGCCGGCGTTGATTGCTCGGACCATGAAGTAAATATCAAGATCATGCTCGGCCTGATAGTGAGTGAAGGCGAAATGACCGAGAAGCAGCGTAACAAGTTGCTGGCGGAAATGACGGAAGAAGTCGGCTTGCAAGTCCTGACAGATAACTATTACCAGACGCAGTCCTTGTCGGTGGCGGGGCGGCGTGCCGCCAGCCTGCTGGAGCCGGAAGCGCGCCTGATCCGTTTCCTGGAGCGCGCCGGCCGGCTCGACCGCGTTGTTGAGTTTTTGCCGTCGGAAGAAGAATGCGCCGAACGCAAGACGGCCAGGCAAGGATTGGCGGCGCCAGAGCGTGCGGTGCTGATGGCGTATAACAAGATGTGGCTCTATGAAGAGTTGCTTGCATCGGCATTGCTGGCCGATCCGTTTATCGCAAGTTCGCTTTCTTCTTATTTTCCGCAACCGCTGCGTGCGCGTTACCCCGACGCCATGCGGCGACATCCGCTGGCGCACGAAATCATCGCCACCTATCTGGTGAACACTCTGACCAACCGAGTCGGCGCCACGTTTGTCTACCAGCTGGCGGATGAGAGCGGCGCCAGCCCAGCCGATGTGGTGCGCGCCACGGTGATTGCACGCGAAGTATTCGGCTTCGAGGAAATCTGGCAAGACATTGATGCGCTCGATAACCAGGTGCCGGATGCCTTGCAGGCGCAAATGTTTATCGATGTCGGCGGCTTGATCGAACACGCCAGTTTCTGGTTCCTGCATCGACATGCACAGGAAGCGTCGATTGAAGCCACGGTGGCACGCTTCCGTCAGGCCGCCGACCAGTTGGGGCCGCAACTGGTCTCGCTGCTGGATGCTTCCGACGCAGATGCACTCAAGGCCAAACGCGATGCCTTGATACAAGCCGGAGTGTCTGAGCAATTGGCGCGACGGGTGGCCAGCGCCGAACTGATCGGCGCAGTGCTGGACATCGCCGAAGTGGCAGCTTCTACCGGTCGCAGCCTGGAACTGGTCGCGACCGTTTATTTTGCGCTCGATCTCAATCTGAATTTCGGTTGGATGCGCGAGCGGGCCAATGCCTTGCCGGTGGATTCGCATTGGCAGACCCTGGCGCGGACGGCACTGCAAAGCGATCTGACAGGCTTGCAGCGTGCTTTGAGCGCAAAGGTAATCCAGCTATCGCCTGCGCTGGAGCAATCGCAAGACATGATTGAAGCCTGGCAGGCTGCCAGCAGGACGCCGCTGGAGCGCTATCGCCGCTTGCTGACCGATTTCCGGATGGGCGGTAATGTCGACCTGGCCATGTTATCGGTGGCGGTGAGGGAAATGCGGTCGATTGATGCCGCAACCAACTGA
- the psrA gene encoding iron-containing alcohol dehydrogenase PsrA yields the protein MSQRFHNPVAIHFGAGCLQDLPQILGAGKVVLVTFPEARTLGLVAKMTELLGDRLSYVIDDIQPNPDVAGLAAMYEQFWRQEQACDIVVALGGGSVIDTAKALLVGTVSGSFQELLALLADGKPFTPPKAKKLVAIPTTAGTGSEVTPWATIWDAANQKKYSLHLDCTWPQAALVDPQLMLTLPLQVTISTGLDALSHALESVWNVNANPISDTYAVSAIQDILSCLPALVDDPGNQALRSTMALAALKAGLAFSNTKTALAHSISYEMTLGYGLPHGIACSFTLPMVLRMAWGAQADRDVVLQQAFGLSRDDAEQRLRDFLQQLDVKTDFSDYGVAPEEARQIVNRAMQGARGKNFIGKDETLAFP from the coding sequence ATGTCGCAACGATTTCATAACCCGGTGGCCATCCATTTTGGCGCCGGTTGCCTGCAGGATCTGCCGCAAATTCTTGGCGCGGGAAAAGTGGTCCTGGTGACTTTCCCTGAAGCACGCACGCTCGGACTGGTCGCTAAAATGACTGAGTTGCTGGGCGACCGCCTCTCTTATGTCATCGATGATATCCAGCCCAATCCCGATGTTGCCGGACTAGCGGCGATGTACGAGCAGTTCTGGCGTCAAGAGCAAGCCTGCGACATCGTGGTGGCGCTCGGCGGCGGCAGCGTGATCGATACCGCCAAGGCGCTGCTGGTGGGTACTGTCAGTGGCAGTTTCCAGGAGTTGCTGGCGCTACTCGCAGATGGCAAGCCGTTCACTCCACCCAAGGCAAAGAAACTGGTCGCCATCCCGACCACCGCAGGCACCGGCAGCGAAGTCACGCCCTGGGCTACGATTTGGGACGCGGCCAACCAGAAGAAGTATTCCTTGCACCTGGACTGCACCTGGCCCCAAGCGGCGCTGGTCGATCCGCAGCTGATGTTGACGCTGCCCCTGCAGGTCACGATTTCCACCGGACTGGATGCGTTGTCGCATGCACTGGAATCGGTCTGGAATGTCAACGCCAACCCGATTTCCGACACCTATGCAGTTTCAGCGATCCAGGACATCCTGTCTTGCCTGCCGGCGCTGGTCGACGATCCTGGCAACCAGGCGCTGCGCTCGACGATGGCGCTCGCAGCCCTCAAGGCCGGCCTGGCATTCTCCAACACCAAGACCGCGCTGGCGCATTCCATTTCTTATGAAATGACGCTCGGATATGGGCTGCCACACGGAATTGCCTGCTCTTTCACGCTGCCGATGGTGTTGCGCATGGCCTGGGGCGCGCAAGCGGATCGTGACGTTGTGCTGCAACAGGCGTTTGGCTTGAGCCGTGACGACGCGGAGCAGCGGCTGCGCGATTTTCTCCAGCAGTTGGACGTCAAGACCGATTTTTCCGACTACGGCGTCGCCCCCGAAGAGGCACGGCAAATAGTGAACCGGGCGATGCAAGGCGCGCGCGGGAAAAATTTTATCGGGAAAGACGAGACATTAGCCTTTCCCTAA
- a CDS encoding VOC family protein: MKRVTGIGGIFFKAKDAEAMRAWYKTHLGIDVQDWGGASFDWVGDDGKPAGGSTIWSVSAMESDNYAPSTAPFMINYRVADLDALLDALRAEGCNVIGNSEASEYGKFGWVLDPEGNKVELWQPPSGQ; this comes from the coding sequence ATGAAACGAGTAACCGGTATCGGCGGGATCTTCTTCAAGGCCAAGGATGCGGAAGCCATGCGCGCCTGGTATAAAACCCATCTCGGCATTGATGTACAGGACTGGGGAGGTGCGTCGTTCGACTGGGTGGGAGATGACGGCAAGCCGGCTGGCGGCTCGACGATCTGGAGTGTCTCCGCGATGGAGAGCGACAATTACGCACCCAGCACCGCGCCGTTCATGATCAACTACCGTGTCGCCGACCTGGATGCACTGCTGGACGCCTTGCGTGCGGAGGGTTGCAATGTGATCGGCAATAGCGAGGCATCGGAATATGGCAAATTCGGCTGGGTGCTGGACCCGGAAGGCAACAAGGTTGAGCTGTGGCAGCCGCCGTCCGGGCAGTAA
- a CDS encoding undecaprenyl-phosphate glucose phosphotransferase, whose protein sequence is MANSKPLIVFERILAFELPQWLVDAFILSATARLAGHFHFNSALTTTAPIHLVLLYFCCALGVLTFSKLNLYTSWQEWSMPMLFTRLASAWGAILLMGYFLSFMIHGVGGLSRRWLVYWYLISIAFLALHRLLTYASACHLRKRGFNSRRIVIVGYGPTGQEMHRRALRNAAALYDVRAVVATREQANKLQDPAIDQIHGYDQIHHYVASHDIHEIWITLPMSAAPQLKQLQHCLRNTLVDIRWVPDTSGIQMLSNQAVNFLGIPAVELNRPAPSGVHAIVKHLLDKLFALAALMCLAPLFAIIAVCIKYSSPGPVFFKQARLGLNGKKFMVYKFRTMKLHQEHNKITQATHNDPRITRIGQFLRRTSLDELPQFINVLLGDMSVIGPRPHALEHNELYEKLLEMYMVRHRVKPGITGWAQIHGYRGETDTVDKMEKRVQFDLYYIQHWSFLMDFRILVWTAFRGWTGAAAY, encoded by the coding sequence ATGGCAAACTCAAAACCTTTGATCGTGTTTGAACGGATTCTTGCGTTCGAACTGCCGCAATGGCTGGTTGACGCCTTCATCTTAAGCGCCACCGCCCGATTGGCCGGCCACTTCCATTTCAATTCGGCGCTGACCACAACGGCTCCGATCCACTTGGTGCTCTTGTATTTTTGTTGCGCGCTTGGCGTGTTGACTTTTTCAAAACTGAATTTGTACACATCGTGGCAAGAATGGTCAATGCCGATGCTTTTTACGCGGCTGGCTTCTGCCTGGGGCGCCATATTGTTAATGGGATATTTTCTCAGTTTCATGATTCATGGCGTGGGCGGATTGTCGCGGCGCTGGCTGGTGTACTGGTATCTGATCAGCATCGCTTTCCTGGCCCTGCATCGGCTGCTGACCTACGCCTCGGCCTGCCACCTGCGCAAGCGTGGCTTTAACAGCAGGCGCATAGTAATTGTCGGCTACGGTCCCACTGGCCAGGAAATGCACAGGCGCGCACTGCGCAATGCCGCCGCGCTCTATGACGTGCGCGCCGTTGTCGCAACCAGAGAACAAGCGAACAAATTGCAAGACCCCGCCATCGACCAGATCCATGGCTACGATCAGATCCATCACTATGTGGCGTCACATGATATTCATGAAATCTGGATCACCTTGCCAATGAGCGCCGCGCCTCAGTTGAAACAACTGCAGCACTGCCTGCGCAACACGCTGGTGGATATTCGCTGGGTGCCCGACACATCGGGAATACAAATGCTCAGCAACCAGGCCGTCAATTTTCTGGGGATTCCAGCGGTAGAACTAAATCGCCCGGCGCCGAGTGGCGTACACGCCATCGTCAAACATCTGTTGGACAAATTGTTCGCTCTGGCGGCACTGATGTGCCTGGCGCCGCTGTTTGCGATCATCGCAGTTTGCATAAAATACTCGTCTCCCGGCCCGGTATTCTTCAAACAGGCAAGGCTCGGCCTCAACGGAAAAAAATTCATGGTCTATAAATTCCGCACCATGAAGCTGCATCAGGAACACAACAAGATAACGCAAGCCACGCACAATGATCCCCGGATAACCCGGATCGGACAGTTTTTACGACGCACCAGCCTGGACGAGCTGCCCCAGTTCATCAACGTGCTGCTGGGCGACATGTCCGTCATCGGCCCCAGGCCGCACGCGCTGGAACACAACGAACTCTATGAAAAGCTGCTGGAAATGTACATGGTGCGCCATCGGGTGAAACCGGGGATCACTGGCTGGGCGCAAATCCACGGCTACCGGGGGGAAACCGACACCGTAGACAAGATGGAAAAGCGCGTCCAGTTTGACCTGTACTATATCCAGCACTGGTCGTTCCTGATGGATTTCCGGATCCTGGTCTGGACCGCCTTCAGGGGTTGGACCGGCGCCGCTGCATATTGA
- a CDS encoding glycosyltransferase: protein MNRTRPLHILNVAETIKGGIATYLDMLEHFSGDFNCNFEYLIPAAQADQIASKRIQPHAYSRKGLGPLLLAAAIVRHARQRKPDVVYAHSTFAGVALCLAKPWLSRNTKTVYCAHGWASFRDRSKLVIGLSRIIERCMSYIPDAVVNISRHEHEINRKHGFSRKNVLIQSTVLDRTCPRETQLQSGEQLHILFAARLDWEKGYDILVEAIHILQKSKPDFVYHIVGDAVLGNLKIEKIVAGNVHYYGWVDHALIDSFYDRANVFIVPSRNEGFGLTVLEAFRSAVPVIASDRGALPEIVEHAVNGLVFNCTAADLAQKLHDLDLPTLRRYGDAARHAYQEKFAPARFVASYQNLFEKLRTTI from the coding sequence ATGAATCGCACGCGACCATTGCACATCCTGAACGTAGCCGAGACCATCAAGGGGGGGATTGCCACCTATCTCGATATGCTGGAACATTTCAGTGGCGATTTCAATTGCAATTTCGAATACCTGATCCCCGCCGCGCAAGCGGACCAGATTGCTTCGAAGCGGATTCAGCCGCACGCCTATTCGCGTAAAGGCTTGGGGCCGTTGCTACTGGCGGCGGCAATCGTACGTCATGCCAGGCAGCGCAAACCGGATGTGGTCTACGCGCACAGCACCTTCGCCGGCGTTGCGTTGTGCCTGGCCAAGCCATGGCTCTCCCGCAATACAAAGACAGTGTATTGCGCGCATGGCTGGGCCAGCTTCCGCGATCGTAGCAAGCTGGTGATAGGGCTGAGCCGGATTATCGAGCGGTGCATGTCTTACATCCCTGATGCGGTGGTGAATATTTCCCGTCACGAGCACGAGATCAATCGCAAACACGGCTTTTCCAGGAAAAACGTGTTGATTCAAAGTACCGTACTTGACAGGACTTGCCCGCGTGAGACGCAGCTCCAGTCCGGTGAGCAATTGCACATTCTGTTTGCTGCCCGCCTGGACTGGGAGAAAGGCTACGATATCCTGGTCGAAGCGATCCATATCCTGCAAAAAAGCAAACCGGATTTTGTCTATCACATCGTAGGCGACGCTGTCCTCGGTAATCTCAAGATCGAGAAGATCGTCGCCGGCAATGTGCACTACTATGGTTGGGTCGATCATGCCTTGATCGACAGTTTCTATGACCGCGCCAACGTATTCATTGTGCCTTCACGCAACGAAGGATTCGGCTTGACCGTGCTAGAGGCATTCCGCAGCGCAGTGCCGGTGATCGCCAGCGACCGTGGCGCCTTACCAGAGATCGTTGAACATGCCGTGAACGGTCTGGTGTTCAATTGCACCGCAGCCGATCTTGCACAGAAATTGCATGATCTGGATTTACCCACCTTGCGCCGATACGGCGACGCTGCGCGCCATGCTTATCAGGAGAAATTCGCGCCGGCCAGGTTCGTGGCCAGCTACCAGAATTTGTTCGAGAAGTTGCGAACCACCATATAA
- a CDS encoding polysaccharide pyruvyl transferase family protein → MKIVICAVPYSPNLGDGVIYENIRQLLTELAPAAHISALDIAGRDGYDASTLSRRPLINRVPGRLRPSVVCAYFCLQYWWRWRHKWAEQLADADLIVVGGGQLFMDAHLNFPIKLFLLSRTIRAIGKPGKVAIFSVGVSKRMSKIGANLFQRAVRNMAPMRISVRDLLSAQHMKKYLAIDGDVCITPDPAIYSQRTFAQSGLTAHTGNVLGICISCPLEVNHGIKSEAAYGLQISRFFENLARQAMAAGYVVKLFTNGAPEDEAFKDALAAGLGMQQIVNMARASAPAELVANISTCDYIIAHRLHASIVAYALDIPAIGLNWDVKVKSFFELIGRSRFFISSPIPDVEDTLDLLSHARESCAGTGRARLTLRLKKEVSALLNSSVYQGSAATTTLWTAVNADYEKII, encoded by the coding sequence ATGAAAATCGTGATTTGCGCAGTACCGTATAGCCCGAATCTGGGCGACGGCGTGATATATGAAAACATCCGGCAGTTGCTCACCGAGCTGGCGCCGGCGGCGCATATCAGCGCACTCGATATTGCCGGGCGCGATGGCTATGACGCCTCTACCTTGTCCAGAAGGCCTTTAATCAACCGCGTGCCAGGACGACTCCGACCGTCGGTTGTTTGCGCTTATTTTTGCTTGCAATACTGGTGGCGCTGGCGTCATAAATGGGCCGAGCAGCTAGCTGACGCCGATCTTATCGTGGTTGGCGGCGGGCAGCTGTTCATGGATGCGCACTTGAATTTCCCGATCAAGCTGTTTCTGCTTTCAAGAACCATCAGGGCGATAGGGAAACCGGGAAAGGTGGCCATTTTTTCAGTGGGCGTATCGAAACGGATGTCCAAGATCGGCGCCAACCTGTTTCAGCGCGCTGTCAGGAATATGGCGCCGATGCGTATCAGCGTTCGGGATTTGCTGTCGGCGCAGCACATGAAAAAATATCTGGCGATCGATGGCGATGTTTGCATTACCCCTGATCCGGCGATTTATTCGCAGCGGACTTTTGCCCAAAGCGGCCTCACGGCGCATACGGGAAATGTGCTCGGCATTTGCATTTCCTGTCCGCTGGAAGTCAATCACGGCATCAAGAGCGAGGCGGCATACGGCCTGCAAATTTCAAGGTTCTTCGAGAATCTGGCGCGCCAGGCGATGGCGGCCGGCTACGTCGTCAAATTGTTTACCAATGGCGCTCCCGAAGACGAAGCATTCAAGGACGCGCTGGCGGCAGGCCTTGGTATGCAGCAGATCGTCAATATGGCGAGGGCAAGTGCGCCGGCCGAGCTGGTCGCCAACATCAGCACCTGCGACTACATCATCGCGCACCGCTTGCACGCCAGCATCGTCGCCTATGCCTTGGACATACCTGCGATCGGGCTTAACTGGGACGTCAAGGTCAAATCTTTTTTTGAGCTGATCGGCCGCAGCAGGTTCTTCATCTCTTCGCCGATACCGGATGTGGAAGATACGCTCGATCTGCTCAGTCACGCCCGCGAGTCATGCGCCGGCACGGGCAGGGCGCGACTAACGCTCAGGCTCAAAAAGGAAGTATCGGCGTTGCTGAATTCCTCCGTTTATCAAGGATCTGCCGCAACTACGACGCTCTGGACAGCCGTCAACGCCGATTATGAAAAAATTATATAG